The Ziziphus jujuba cultivar Dongzao chromosome 7, ASM3175591v1 genome includes a region encoding these proteins:
- the LOC107424942 gene encoding BTB/POZ and TAZ domain-containing protein 4, producing the protein MHKMDNTFDESFFDAKKVPVPPPSPSRSTIYPKRRINDGSSLRRYSGISKETNDLWDRLFDEGYRADVSVSTDNGGIIYAHSNVLDTASPVLKGMIKTSKKQGRRRSISIRGVPYDAVRVFIRFLYSSRYEKEDMEEFVSQLLVLSHVFIVPHLKRECEQQLEYGLLNTENVVDIFQLALLCDAPRLSLICHRMIQKNFKTVSSTEGWKVMKHSHPVLERQLLEYMIVEDNRQKERIKKKNERKMYLQLYEAMEALVHICRDGCRTIGPHDKDFKNNKDPCSYATCKGLELLVRHFAGCKLRVPGGCIHCKRMWQLLELHSRLCADSTLCRVPLCRNFKDRIRIQSKKDEIKWKILVKKILRAKSIAGGPFFSWAIVSS; encoded by the exons ATGCATAAGATGGATAACACCTTTGATGAGTCTTTCTTTGATGCGAAGAAAGTTCCGGTACCACCTCCATCGCCTTCTCGATCAACCATTTATCCTAAGCGCCGGATAAATGATGGATCATCATTAAGAAGATACAGCGGcatatctaaagaaacaaacGATTTATGGGACCGCCTATTCGATGAAGGTTACAGAGCAGATGTATCTGTTAGTACTGATAATGGTGGCATCATTTATGCACATTCTAATGTTCTA GACACGGCTTCTCCTGTGTTAAAAGGGATGATAAAGACATCAAAAAAACAAGGTCGTCGGCGATCAATCTCTATCCGCGGTGTTCCATATGATGCAGTTCGTGTTTTCATTCGATTTTTGTACTCTTCCCG TTATGAGAAGGAAGATATGGAGGAATTTGTGTCGCAATTGTTGGTACTTTCACATGTGTTTATAGTACCCCATTTGAAGCGAGAATGTGAACAACAGCTAGAATATGGTTTGCTCAACACAGAGAATGTGGTTGATATCTTTCAGCTCGCATTGCTCTGCGATGCACCACGGCTTAGCCTCATTTGCCACCGTATGATCCAGAAGAACTTCAAAACTGTTTCTTCCACTGAAGGTTGGAAAGTAATGAAACATAGCCATCCAGTATTGGAAAGGCAACTTCTGGAATACATGATAGTTGAAGATAAC agACAAAAGGAGAGGATCAAGAAGAAAAACGAGAGGAAAATGTATCTGCAACTTTACGAGGCAATGGAGGCTCTTGTTCATATATGCAGAGATGGTTGTAGGACAATTGGACCTCATGATAAGGACTTCAAGAACAACAAAGATCCTTGTAGTTATGCAACATGCAAGGGATTGGAATTACTTGTTCGCCATTTTGCTGGTTGCAAGCTAAGAGTCCCTGGTGGTTGCATTCACTGCAAGAGAATGTGGCAACTTTTGGAGTTGCATTCTCGTCTTTGCGCTGACTCTACTCTTTGTAGAGTTCCTCTATGCAG GAATTTTAAGGACAGAATTAGAATACAGAGTAAGAAGGACGAAATTAAGTGgaaaatattagttaaaaaGATTCTGAGAGCGAAGAGCATCGCAGGAGGACCATTCTTTTCGTGGGCAATTGTCAGCTCCtaa
- the LOC107424943 gene encoding cyclin-D5-1 isoform X1 has product MGDSDSWFCISSLLCQEDEACFNKEEDGYDDDDEENMYIGSSKPCFVFEDEDEYVEDLLKREVCFGYKGFSSSDDCSSVSHTRLKSARLDAIDWIFNTREVFGFQIRTAYLSVTYFDRFLSKRHIDDGKLWAFRLLSVACLSLAAKMEECRVPTLSEFLVQDYDFESKVIQKMELLVLNTLEWKMGSITPFAYLHYFINKFCGESRPKGLVSSAVQLIVTIAKGINLMDIRPSIIAAAAVLAASDGQLTRKTMELKMSLMSTWHSKDNEHIYSCYNLMQDIEKIKVKTPKSSISPNVLSIHSGSQDVLENAPFNSASGTKRRLSFSHSDHTSSVNKIYRT; this is encoded by the exons atgggGGACTCTGACAGTTGGTTCTGTATTTCTAGCCTTCTCTGCCAAGAAGATGAAGCTTGTTTCAACAAAGAGGAGGAtggttatgatgatgatgatgaggaaaACATGTATATAGGCTCTAGTAAACCTTGCTTTGTttttgaagatgaagatgaatatGTTGAAGACCTGTTGAAGAGAGAGGTCTGTTTTGGATACAAAGGGTTTTCATCCTCTGATGATTGCTCCTCCGTAAGCCATACCCGGTTGAAATCTGCTCGTTTAGATGCTATTGATTGGATTTTCAAT ACTCGAGAAGTCTTTGGGTTCCAAATCCGAACAGCTTATTTATCTGTCACTTATTTTGATCGGTTTCTATCTAAGAGACACATAGAT GATGGGAAACTATGGGCATTTCGATTATTGTCTGTGGCTTGTTTATCTTTGGCGGCTAAGATGGAGGAATGCAGAGTACCAACATTATCAGAATTCCTAGTTCAAGATTATGATTTTGAAAGCAAGGTGATTCAGAAAATGGAGCTATTGGTTTTAAATACCTTGGAATGGAAAATGGGGTCAATAACTCCTTTTGCTTATCTACATTACTTCATCAATAAATTCTGTGGTGAATCTAGACCCAAAGGATTAGTCTCCAGTGCTGTACAACTTATTGTGACAATTGCAAAAG GTATTAATTTAATGGATATTCGGCCGTCGATTATTGCTGCAGCTGCAGTGTTAGCTGCATCTGATGGCCAATTAACAAGAAAGACAATGGAGCTAAAGATGAGTTTGATGTCAACCTGGCATTCCAAAGATAAT GAACATATATATTCCTGCTATAATCTTATGCAggatatagaaaaaataaaagtcaagaCACCCAAATCATCAATTTCCCCAAATGTATTATCAATCCATTCAGGCTCACAAGATGTTCTAGAGAATGCACCTTTCAACTCTGCTTCAGGCACTAAGAGAAGGCTTTCTTTCAGTCACTCTGATCACACTAGTTCAGTAAACAAAATTTACCGAACATAG
- the LOC107424943 gene encoding cyclin-D5-1 isoform X2 — protein sequence MGDSDSWFCISSLLCQEDEACFNKEEDGYDDDDEENMYIGSSKPCFVFEDEDEYVEDLLKREVCFGYKGFSSSDDCSSTREVFGFQIRTAYLSVTYFDRFLSKRHIDDGKLWAFRLLSVACLSLAAKMEECRVPTLSEFLVQDYDFESKVIQKMELLVLNTLEWKMGSITPFAYLHYFINKFCGESRPKGLVSSAVQLIVTIAKGINLMDIRPSIIAAAAVLAASDGQLTRKTMELKMSLMSTWHSKDNEHIYSCYNLMQDIEKIKVKTPKSSISPNVLSIHSGSQDVLENAPFNSASGTKRRLSFSHSDHTSSVNKIYRT from the exons atgggGGACTCTGACAGTTGGTTCTGTATTTCTAGCCTTCTCTGCCAAGAAGATGAAGCTTGTTTCAACAAAGAGGAGGAtggttatgatgatgatgatgaggaaaACATGTATATAGGCTCTAGTAAACCTTGCTTTGTttttgaagatgaagatgaatatGTTGAAGACCTGTTGAAGAGAGAGGTCTGTTTTGGATACAAAGGGTTTTCATCCTCTGATGATTGCTCCTCC ACTCGAGAAGTCTTTGGGTTCCAAATCCGAACAGCTTATTTATCTGTCACTTATTTTGATCGGTTTCTATCTAAGAGACACATAGAT GATGGGAAACTATGGGCATTTCGATTATTGTCTGTGGCTTGTTTATCTTTGGCGGCTAAGATGGAGGAATGCAGAGTACCAACATTATCAGAATTCCTAGTTCAAGATTATGATTTTGAAAGCAAGGTGATTCAGAAAATGGAGCTATTGGTTTTAAATACCTTGGAATGGAAAATGGGGTCAATAACTCCTTTTGCTTATCTACATTACTTCATCAATAAATTCTGTGGTGAATCTAGACCCAAAGGATTAGTCTCCAGTGCTGTACAACTTATTGTGACAATTGCAAAAG GTATTAATTTAATGGATATTCGGCCGTCGATTATTGCTGCAGCTGCAGTGTTAGCTGCATCTGATGGCCAATTAACAAGAAAGACAATGGAGCTAAAGATGAGTTTGATGTCAACCTGGCATTCCAAAGATAAT GAACATATATATTCCTGCTATAATCTTATGCAggatatagaaaaaataaaagtcaagaCACCCAAATCATCAATTTCCCCAAATGTATTATCAATCCATTCAGGCTCACAAGATGTTCTAGAGAATGCACCTTTCAACTCTGCTTCAGGCACTAAGAGAAGGCTTTCTTTCAGTCACTCTGATCACACTAGTTCAGTAAACAAAATTTACCGAACATAG